tacatgggTGGGAATGGTGGTGAATTGAAAAGTGTCCCACGTGTCCACCGGGGGAACTATAGCTATGCAGTATATCCAGGTTTCAGGACACGTCATCAAGTCTGAAGTCAGCCATATTGGAGAAACTGAGCGTGAACAATGCCATTTCACTGAACAAACCTTGCACATTTTTACTGCCGAAAATGGCCAATTACTTTTGTGTTTTGAGCTGTACTAATCGGTGGGATTGGGAAAAACATTTGGAGTATTACAGACTGCCAAAAGTTATAACAAATCAAGGGGAAGAGTGCAAAAAACTATCAGAGGAAAGATGGCACTTGTGGTTGGCCATTCGTGTTTGTTCTTCCCAATCCACAAGTGATATTTCTTATCCGGACATCTTGCATTTAGGGCCACTTAAGGAATAACTAAATCTAAgtaacattttacaaaaaaattaaatcttgCATTATTAAAGTAGATTATGAAATTAGACTAGAATCAGATTTTTAACCAAGTTTTTACAAACAGCAACGTAATATCAACATGGGTGCATATTAGGGGTTTGatgagacacttaatccacgagacgagacacgagattgggtttAAAAGAACGAGATgagataaaaaaagaaatatttaatattGTCCAATTCTTTACAATAGAAATTATACAGCCACTGTTATTcttgagcaagaacatgcagagTTCAAATCATTTAAACCTGGATTTagggtttaatctgctgagacgCTTCACATCAACAGATCAACAGACATCACAACACGTCTCAGACGAACATTATcggaaacccaaacaaaaaagcacacgcagtaaaagacagaatataatgcatgcacatcGCACAGTAATGGTTTAGCCAGAAAGTTAACTTTATGCTGATATTAGGAcagtggccgtttctcaaacagagtcataagcatattacaacaatgtaGGATTAACTTAATATAATAGTGaagtttataattgttaatattctcacagtctttatgacgtatgcactctaaaaatgcaaTCTCCAAAGAATGCAGCCTTTTGTTTGAAAAAGGTCCAGCATTTCGCCTCCACGAGAAATCCTGTAACCTAATTAATTTCGCTATACATATTTAATCTTGTGAGATCTCGTCACACCACTAGTGCATACTATTAGACTACAAAGACCAAGGAGCCAGCTAGTGCAGATATTTACCGCCTAATAACTTTAGTTTATCAAAAATATTGTGCCCTTTCCTGCTTacctgtcaggactctgccataagagtcttgttttatatttatgttttatcgtgatggcagggttctgacagccTCATGTTTTATGTGGAGGCTCATGGCCTTGTATATTGGGTCTTGTGCCTCTTTTGTCTCGTTCCTAGTCCCCGCCCCCTTCtccttgttaattattcattattagttaTCCCTCGCACCTGTGTTGCCCTCATTTAGTTCCCCTATTTAATCTCATCTTGTCTTGTGCTGGTTCATTGGGATCATACGTGTCATGTTATGTAGTCTTCATTGTTTATCCAGTTTAATGTTTTCATCGGAGTCTAGTCTATCATGTTAAGTCAGTGTTTGTAATATCGTGTTTAATGTTGTGTTGCCCACTCGTGggcttttgtttttttgttctttgttAATAAGTGTTCTATGTTCACTCCCCGACATcgtctgcgcttgggttctcTTGTCCTCCGTCCTCAACCCTGACATTACCAAGTCCTTCTATGTATGTTTTAGCAGCTTTCACAAGCTTTCTCGTGGTCTCAACATCAAAAATTAGTAGGACAATGTCTTGAATACTATATTAACCATGCAATCCATGCTGTTGTTTATGTCCGAGTATCTCCAACATGGCCGTGCATCTGGGTAACTGACCGAACCGTGAAAACCCTCTATAGTACTTGTAGTACTTAAGTATTTATTGAATAACAACAaacattagtaaacaaaattaCTAAACAAACTGGTGCTGGTGTATTAGTTCATGAGTTTATTTCACTGTAAGATTCTCTTCTCACAGATCCATTTGTATTTTAAATCACATGACTTATAAGCAAACCCTGATGAAGATGTTACAGCACAGCTATATTTGTAAGATCTGgggtattcattcatccaggaCCTGAAACACCAATGAAGCACAAGATTTAAAAACTTTGTAACTTCTGATCTTAATTTAAATTATTGATCTCTCACCTTATTGTCAACATTGTATCATCAACCCATTTCCAAACACCTCCCTCTTTACTCAGACCAATCCAATAATAATATTGACCAGCTATAGCCATCTGCAAAAACTCCTGTCAAATCAAACAGtgataaattatacataaatactcaaataaatgaatgttaacatacacaaacacattagATCAAACTTTTCATCACTTACttgttcctctttgttgttTATAATCACCAGATTTGCTCCTCTCTCTTTACAGTCTCCTTTGCTGTCACTCCAGCTTTTATAATCAGatgaaatgtaataaaaacgGAAGTTGTAGTAAATCCATTTAAAGTTATCAGAGTGCCGATCTGTTGAAGCAACAGTTTAGAAATTAACTTTGTCGGTGCTGAAATATACATAATGCTGAAACTTTCCCAATTTTGACTGTGGATACAACATTTATATTCTTGTAGCTCAAATGGTTGAGCATTGTGTTTGCAGCACCGagatcatgggtttgattgggaacacacatactgatataaatgtatagcttgaatgcactataAATACTTTAGATTAAAGTGTTTTGTTGGTTGAATATGAGGACGTCTGATGTTTACTGGGTGTATTTTACTCACctgaatattttaattaatgtaatgtttgcttaaaacatttttatgtgtgAATGAAGTTGAATAActgaaaaaattaaataaaaaaatatttagggaGAGTAAACATGAGATTACCGTGCTTAATAAGCCATCTCTTCAGATCTTCTCTTTCATTCATTAACTGCAGTATTAGCTGATTTTTCTCTgtatacaaaaacacacaaagcaGAAATACAGCAGTCATCAGAAGAACAAGCTACATTAGTGATGTTTACAAAGACAGCATCattattactattgctcatgaATCTTATGCAGTACTCTTTTGCAATGTGTTACATGctgttttctgtgttttcttaaTCGTTGTCTGTAAGTCTCAGGCACCAGTTCTTATACGCAAAGAATAGCAGCTTTTACAGTATTgtattttaaacttttaaaattgTCTTCTAAGGAGATTGTAGAACAGACCTTCTGAGCTTTACCAAAATTTCGACATTGTAAGAACAAAGACCAAACATCTTTTGGCCAATGGTGGAAAATCGCAATGCACACAAATGCATTGATATATGAATCCACCTTTGTCTCCCTAAACTGAGGCACTATGTTTGGTTGACGTCAAAGGTGACTAAGGACGAATCAACCACCAGGGAATCAATTTGGATCAAACTGATGGCAACCTTCATCGCTTTTAGCTCGAGCTGTTGCAACTTTATTTGCTTATCGAAAACTATTTCCGACCtgcatatttttaaatgcaGCTTTAACTCAGCCTGCCGCGCTTGGGCTTTTTCTTGGACTTCTTGTTGAAAGAAGGCCAGGCGGACTTTCAGTTCCACATGTCCTCTAGACACAGTTGAGACAAGAAAAAATGGTTCAAAGGGTGGCAAGCAAGCCTCAGCTGCAGCCTCCCCCATGTTCTGCTCATAACCAAAGGTAGAAGGCCGTGCATCGGCACCAAGAGAACGTGAATCCCCATTGGCCTCCTCATCAACAACATCAACCCTTTAACCTGAGCTACAAAAGgaaaagttaatgagataattaTCAGCGTCACATGATGCCCTACACTACCTGTCCGAACAAAAAACATACACATGGTGGCACGTGCTCCTAACCTTTAGTGCAGGGCAAGTCAACTGGCATCTTTATTTGGCCTGCCGGTCATCTCTGTCAGATTTTAAATCAGCATGGTTACTTttacctttaaaaatataaaaaatataaacttgtgCGACTACACTGCATTTGACGGGCTGACTGGAAGAGATTTCAGTGTATTCcaatcaaaacactgtgcaaggtgaaaatgataaataatttttttgttttaagcaacactaaagagtttttgctctttgctccacctacaggttggaagcggaattgtccattaccactgtcataaataatgtagcctactgcagcaatactggctctgattggatggtaggtctgccgtaaagcaagtttttgtagttttcactcgaactacaggaccgcgacccaacagttggaaacttctttagtgcggttttggccgacagggggctgcaaagcgaatgtgaaagtgctgttcaccctgtttcgagtggatgaacgactgaaactttttttggaaatgttattttaaggtaaaaaaaacctcTTTGTTGTTGCtttaactttatcagtaacacttgaatccttaAAAACGATTGATTACctgataagtaaattatttactataaatatatttacagatt
This window of the Paramisgurnus dabryanus chromosome 10, PD_genome_1.1, whole genome shotgun sequence genome carries:
- the LOC135779462 gene encoding uncharacterized protein, producing the protein MDRGEREEMMVVIYESSDAVRNDEVMINIERQQALQHTGRVSVKNRRHRSVQVCLCLLSVLLFTAVIVICVYFTNETNRLLTHNYNLTKENERLLTKHSDLQNQSRILTEEREKFRNKSDELQTALQEKNQLILQLMNEREDLKRWLIKHDRHSDNFKWIYYNFRFYYISSDYKSWSDSKGDCKERGANLVIINNKEEQEFLQMAIAGQYYYWIGLSKEGGVWKWVDDTMLTIRSWMNEYPRSYKYSCAVTSSSGFAYKSCDLKYKWICEKRILQ